Proteins from a genomic interval of Oceanispirochaeta crateris:
- a CDS encoding carbon starvation CstA family protein, with amino-acid sequence MISFLVCLAALVVGYFVYGKIVETIFGIEPDRKTPAYTMQDGVDFVPIKPWRIFLIQVLNIAGLGPIYGAIMGALFGTASFLWIVFGCIFAGAVHDFFSGMMSVRHDGKSISEITGIYLGNGMRQVMRVFSVILLLLVGTVFMAGPAGLLANLGMTGIFANKWFWLTIILVYYFVATILPIDKIIARIYPVFGVVLLVMALGVGIMLVFGEHSIPEISLTNMHPKGLSFFPMLFITIACGAISGFHATQSPIMARCLPNEKMGRPIFYGAMIAEGVIALVWAAASVTFFGGIDGLAGVIGQGGAGLVVKEISVGLLGTVGGMLAMLGVVACPISSGDTAFRSARLTIADSMNMKQDGIKNRLIIAVPLLTLGFVLNFIDFSIIWRYFAWSNQTLATIVLWASAVYLFRSKKLHWIATIPATFMSAVVTTYILQAPEGFQLPATISQPIGIVVAVILLGVFIVKTQKIKTAGDPEPA; translated from the coding sequence ATGATCAGTTTTTTAGTTTGTCTGGCCGCCCTTGTTGTCGGCTATTTTGTCTATGGTAAGATAGTCGAAACTATCTTCGGGATTGAACCCGATAGAAAAACCCCTGCTTACACCATGCAGGATGGAGTCGACTTCGTACCCATTAAACCCTGGAGAATATTTCTCATTCAGGTCTTGAACATTGCGGGACTCGGTCCAATCTATGGTGCCATTATGGGAGCCCTTTTTGGAACCGCTTCTTTTTTGTGGATTGTTTTTGGGTGCATTTTCGCCGGAGCAGTACATGACTTCTTCTCTGGAATGATGAGTGTCCGCCATGACGGTAAGAGTATTTCCGAGATCACTGGTATTTACCTCGGTAACGGGATGAGACAGGTCATGAGAGTTTTCTCTGTGATTTTACTCCTCCTTGTGGGAACCGTATTTATGGCAGGTCCCGCCGGTCTTCTCGCCAATTTGGGCATGACTGGAATCTTTGCGAACAAGTGGTTCTGGCTCACGATTATTCTGGTTTACTACTTTGTAGCTACCATCCTCCCCATTGATAAGATTATCGCAAGAATTTACCCCGTTTTCGGTGTCGTCCTTTTGGTCATGGCATTGGGTGTGGGAATCATGCTCGTATTCGGTGAACATAGCATTCCTGAAATTAGTCTGACCAATATGCATCCCAAAGGCCTTTCTTTCTTCCCCATGCTGTTTATTACCATTGCCTGTGGTGCCATCAGCGGTTTTCATGCCACCCAGTCTCCTATTATGGCACGCTGTCTTCCCAACGAAAAAATGGGACGTCCCATTTTCTATGGTGCCATGATTGCCGAAGGTGTTATTGCTCTTGTATGGGCCGCCGCTTCTGTTACTTTTTTCGGTGGTATTGATGGACTGGCAGGTGTTATCGGCCAGGGTGGTGCCGGTCTTGTTGTCAAAGAGATCTCTGTGGGTCTCTTGGGAACCGTCGGCGGAATGCTGGCTATGCTCGGTGTTGTGGCTTGTCCTATCAGTTCTGGTGATACGGCTTTCAGATCTGCACGTCTTACGATTGCAGACTCAATGAATATGAAACAGGATGGGATTAAGAACAGGCTTATTATTGCCGTTCCTCTGTTAACCCTGGGGTTTGTTCTGAACTTCATTGATTTCTCCATCATCTGGAGATACTTTGCATGGTCCAACCAGACTCTGGCCACCATTGTTCTGTGGGCTTCTGCCGTCTATCTGTTTAGAAGCAAGAAGCTTCACTGGATCGCCACTATTCCTGCAACCTTTATGTCTGCTGTAGTGACGACCTATATCCTTCAGGCTCCAGAAGGATTTCAACTACCGGCTACTATTTCTCAGCCTATAGGGATCGTTGTTGCCGTCATTCTTTTAGGCGTCTTTATCGTCAAAACACAAAAAATAAAGACTGCCGGAGATCCTGAACCAGCATAA
- a CDS encoding LytS/YhcK type 5TM receptor domain-containing protein: protein MNSETVIIQIIIALVQQTGLNIIVALLLSRLGMFTRIIRNRNHELKDVLFPILVLGILGTLGTYTGIPIQGALANARMVPVFVGGLLGGPVVGIFAGLIAGIHRWGIDVGGFTAVSCMVSTIAEGALAGFLSPYFYRSSRKPLFALWTAAIAEVMQMILILITARPFPDAVNLVKVISMPMIIANAIGCSLIILVFENLFSEGERMAARQSHQVLKIADQTLALFRRGLNPETATAAAEIIRKEMSLIAVSFTDRDRILVHSGAGDDHHNSSQSMLTRITKEAMRSGLLMTAGTADEIGCFHPECALKSAVIAPLLRDDECIGTLKLYKGQENAINQADIETARGLATLISSQLELSRLEEQKKLLRQAQMLALQAQINPHFLFNAINTIVSLIRTDPEKGRELLVHLGTFYRNNLQAGDTSVSLETEIKHIKAYLEIEKARFGDRLNVVYDIQPGLKLDLPPLLLQPLVENAVIHGIQPFPDGGTVTIRAMDAEGGTFLMVHDNGQGFKCDEFCDDPEDAKCKSIGIDNIRQRLLNLYGPSSTLHLICKQGEGTTASIFIPSGVSS, encoded by the coding sequence TGAGCTTAAGGATGTTCTGTTTCCCATTCTTGTTCTGGGAATATTGGGTACCCTGGGTACCTATACGGGGATTCCGATTCAGGGTGCTCTTGCCAATGCCAGGATGGTTCCTGTTTTTGTCGGAGGGTTGCTAGGTGGTCCTGTTGTCGGCATCTTTGCCGGTTTAATTGCAGGAATTCACCGCTGGGGCATTGATGTGGGTGGTTTTACCGCTGTGTCCTGTATGGTTTCAACCATTGCCGAAGGAGCTTTGGCAGGTTTTCTGAGTCCCTATTTTTATAGGTCTTCCCGGAAGCCTCTTTTTGCCCTGTGGACTGCGGCCATTGCCGAAGTCATGCAGATGATCCTGATTTTGATCACAGCCAGGCCTTTTCCCGATGCTGTTAACCTGGTCAAGGTCATCAGTATGCCTATGATTATTGCCAACGCGATCGGCTGTTCCCTCATCATTCTGGTTTTTGAAAACTTATTCAGTGAGGGAGAGAGGATGGCTGCCCGTCAGTCTCATCAGGTTCTTAAGATTGCGGATCAAACCTTGGCCCTTTTCAGAAGAGGGCTGAATCCTGAAACAGCAACGGCTGCTGCGGAGATTATCCGTAAGGAGATGTCACTGATTGCCGTCTCCTTTACTGACCGTGACAGAATCCTTGTACATTCAGGAGCCGGGGATGATCATCATAATTCCTCACAGTCCATGTTGACCCGGATTACCAAGGAAGCCATGAGAAGCGGTTTGCTAATGACTGCCGGTACTGCCGATGAGATTGGCTGTTTTCATCCGGAATGTGCTCTCAAATCTGCTGTTATTGCTCCTCTTCTTAGAGATGATGAATGTATAGGGACGCTTAAGCTGTATAAGGGGCAGGAAAATGCCATTAATCAGGCAGACATTGAAACGGCAAGAGGGCTGGCAACTCTCATATCTTCACAGTTGGAATTAAGCCGGCTGGAAGAACAGAAGAAGCTCCTCCGTCAGGCTCAAATGCTGGCTCTCCAGGCTCAGATAAATCCTCACTTCCTTTTTAATGCCATCAATACAATTGTTTCTCTTATTCGTACAGACCCCGAGAAAGGCCGTGAACTCCTTGTACATTTGGGAACATTTTACAGAAACAATTTGCAGGCAGGGGATACTTCGGTCTCTCTTGAAACTGAAATTAAACATATAAAAGCCTATTTGGAAATAGAGAAAGCCCGTTTTGGAGACCGGTTGAATGTTGTGTATGATATACAGCCCGGCCTGAAACTGGATCTTCCTCCTCTTCTACTGCAGCCACTGGTGGAGAATGCCGTGATTCATGGTATTCAGCCCTTTCCCGATGGCGGAACTGTCACCATCCGGGCTATGGATGCCGAAGGGGGGACTTTTCTGATGGTTCATGATAATGGACAGGGATTTAAATGTGATGAGTTTTGTGATGATCCAGAAGATGCAAAGTGTAAATCCATTGGAATTGATAATATCAGGCAAAGGCTTCTCAATTTATATGGTCCGTCCTCAACACTCCATCTCATATGCAAGCAGGGAGAAGGTACAACCGCTTCTATCTTTATTCCTTCAGGGGTCTCCTCATGA
- a CDS encoding LytR/AlgR family response regulator transcription factor, whose translation MIRVLVVDDEKPARDELCWLLEKNRDIKVVAEAENGMKALEYLKDEEVDLILLDIQMPGLTGLETARQILSHPPYPQIIFVTAYDQFAIEAFDVNALDYLLKPIEEERLTRGLNRARNRLMKQDELVGLGQRIMNLVSSEKQAGPGDLRKLTVYSDGRFIPIDFDNIVMLTAEEKHSLIYTTKGSYSYRKSLSQLEELVTDDALFKCHRSYTVNLNYIEAVEPWFNNAYLIKLKYVDDRIPVSRSHTAALKEILHMD comes from the coding sequence ATGATCCGGGTTTTGGTTGTGGATGATGAAAAACCGGCCCGTGATGAGTTGTGCTGGTTATTGGAAAAAAACAGGGACATTAAGGTTGTCGCCGAAGCTGAGAACGGAATGAAGGCTCTTGAATACCTCAAAGATGAAGAAGTCGATCTTATCCTTCTTGATATTCAGATGCCTGGATTGACAGGTTTAGAGACAGCCCGTCAGATTCTGTCACATCCTCCCTACCCCCAAATCATTTTTGTGACAGCCTATGATCAGTTTGCCATTGAAGCCTTTGATGTGAACGCCCTGGACTATCTTTTAAAGCCTATTGAGGAAGAACGTTTAACCCGGGGGTTGAACAGGGCTCGTAACCGCTTGATGAAACAGGATGAACTTGTCGGATTGGGACAAAGGATTATGAATCTGGTCAGCTCTGAGAAACAGGCTGGCCCTGGTGATCTTCGAAAACTGACAGTTTATTCTGACGGGCGGTTTATTCCCATAGACTTTGACAACATTGTCATGTTAACAGCCGAAGAGAAGCATTCCCTTATCTATACTACAAAAGGGTCCTATTCCTATCGGAAGTCTCTGAGTCAGTTGGAGGAGCTCGTCACTGATGACGCTCTTTTTAAGTGTCATAGAAGCTATACGGTTAATTTGAATTACATTGAGGCCGTGGAACCCTGGTTTAACAATGCCTATTTGATCAAGTTAAAATATGTGGATGACCGGATTCCTGTCAGCCGCTCCCACACGGCCGCATTGAAAGAAATCCTTCACATGGACTGA
- a CDS encoding response regulator transcription factor, translating to MARIAIVDDEESLRETLTFALEKDGHSVLAFADGEQAWRGFGHERPDLMILDIMMPRMDGLELCRRIRQVDERIPLIFLSSRDEEFDRILGLEIGGDDYLCKPFSLRELCTRVKVLLRRERNTRLDNSPNQELLRSKEIEVHLKICSDSYRAWWKGDLLPLSISEFRILLELTEVPGAVRSREQLIQAAFPLDNYVSDRSIDSHIKRLRKKITQVDEGFDRIETVYGLGYRFREKI from the coding sequence ATGGCAAGGATAGCAATCGTAGATGATGAAGAAAGTTTGAGAGAAACATTGACCTTCGCTCTTGAAAAGGACGGGCATTCTGTTTTGGCTTTTGCAGATGGTGAACAGGCTTGGAGGGGATTCGGACATGAAAGACCTGACCTGATGATCCTGGATATTATGATGCCCAGGATGGATGGTCTGGAGCTGTGCCGGAGAATCAGGCAGGTCGATGAAAGGATTCCCCTTATCTTTCTTTCTTCCCGGGATGAAGAGTTTGACCGTATACTCGGGCTTGAGATTGGTGGGGACGATTATCTGTGCAAGCCCTTTTCTTTGCGGGAGCTTTGTACGAGGGTGAAGGTCCTGTTGCGTAGAGAGAGGAATACAAGACTGGACAACTCTCCAAATCAAGAGTTGCTCCGGTCTAAGGAAATAGAGGTTCATTTAAAAATATGCAGCGATAGTTACAGGGCCTGGTGGAAGGGAGATTTGCTGCCTCTTTCAATCAGTGAGTTCCGCATCCTTTTAGAACTAACAGAGGTCCCGGGAGCCGTCCGGTCCCGGGAGCAGCTGATACAAGCCGCATTCCCCCTGGATAATTATGTGAGTGACCGGTCCATTGACAGCCATATCAAGAGGCTTCGGAAAAAAATTACCCAAGTGGATGAAGGTTTTGACAGGATCGAAACTGTCTATGGCCTGGGGTATCGTTTCAGGGAGAAGATCTGA
- the creD gene encoding cell envelope integrity protein CreD — MKDIKNKDISRQDWKSPLLHLGRSGSPSFGFKVIFIIIMIFLFLIPLGMIKDLIWERESRKMEAREDVVSSWGGRSALGGPVLVIPRRIEREFLEEGGKSHRTEEYIENVYLLPRSLDMEIHSRNEMKYRGIFEIPVFTLDLNSSGEFSLEALYKHYNPANLLWDQAYLQFSYHQLKGMKKTEPLLWGGREIDFEPGDNAQSFYNAALKVPVDIGSGEIQNISRIYPFRFNQQIQGGTSLEFLPLGGVTKVLLESDWGSPSFQGYYLPGEQSITETGFSAEWELHSLSRGIPETWMESDASIFQKMRETAFGLTYYPELDSYSKTRRTVDYGILFLTIPFLTFFLFELISKVRIHPIQYLLAGFGNILFYLILLSLSEHTGFSPSYLIASLSVTALLSLYTLTIAGIGWKGLTLIPVMAAGYGYLFFVLKSEDYALLMGTAGLFAALAITMFLTRKIQWYD, encoded by the coding sequence ATGAAAGACATTAAGAACAAAGACATTTCAAGGCAGGATTGGAAGTCCCCGCTGTTGCATTTAGGACGCTCTGGGAGCCCGTCCTTCGGTTTCAAGGTAATTTTCATTATAATAATGATATTCCTATTCCTCATCCCCCTGGGAATGATCAAAGATCTCATCTGGGAAAGAGAATCCAGGAAGATGGAAGCCCGGGAAGATGTGGTGTCTTCCTGGGGAGGGAGAAGTGCCCTGGGCGGCCCCGTTCTAGTCATACCCCGACGCATAGAGAGAGAGTTTTTGGAAGAAGGAGGAAAATCTCATAGGACCGAAGAGTACATTGAGAATGTCTATTTGCTTCCCCGGAGCCTGGACATGGAAATACACAGTCGGAATGAAATGAAATACAGAGGGATATTCGAAATTCCGGTGTTCACTCTGGATCTGAACAGTAGTGGAGAATTCTCTCTGGAAGCTCTTTATAAACACTACAATCCCGCAAACCTCCTGTGGGATCAAGCCTATCTCCAGTTCAGTTACCATCAGTTAAAAGGGATGAAAAAGACAGAACCTCTTCTCTGGGGTGGCAGAGAAATTGATTTCGAACCGGGGGATAATGCTCAATCATTCTATAATGCGGCTCTGAAAGTCCCGGTAGATATTGGGTCGGGAGAGATTCAAAATATTAGCCGAATCTATCCCTTCAGATTCAATCAGCAGATTCAAGGGGGGACTTCCTTAGAGTTCTTACCTCTAGGGGGAGTTACAAAGGTTTTGCTGGAGTCCGACTGGGGTTCTCCTTCCTTTCAGGGCTACTATCTCCCTGGAGAACAATCCATCACAGAGACAGGGTTCTCCGCAGAATGGGAACTCCATTCATTGAGCCGCGGCATTCCTGAAACCTGGATGGAATCGGATGCTTCAATTTTTCAAAAGATGAGAGAGACTGCCTTTGGCTTAACCTATTACCCTGAGCTTGACTCATACAGCAAGACCAGAAGGACTGTGGATTACGGCATTCTCTTCCTAACCATTCCTTTTTTAACCTTCTTTCTTTTTGAATTGATCAGCAAGGTCAGGATTCACCCCATTCAGTATTTATTGGCAGGCTTCGGTAATATTTTATTCTACCTGATACTGCTTTCTCTCTCGGAACACACAGGGTTTTCACCATCCTACCTCATAGCCTCATTATCGGTGACAGCATTACTCTCATTATATACATTAACTATCGCAGGCATCGGATGGAAGGGACTGACTCTGATACCTGTCATGGCTGCCGGGTACGGATACCTCTTCTTTGTTTTAAAATCTGAGGATTATGCCCTTTTGATGGGTACGGCAGGCCTCTTTGCAGCCTTGGCAATAACGATGTTTCTGACCAGAAAAATCCAATGGTATGACTGA